One window of the Salminus brasiliensis chromosome 1, fSalBra1.hap2, whole genome shotgun sequence genome contains the following:
- the lft1 gene encoding lefty1 has translation MASCLLLCALLLALTEGFTHEDMKGAMLKQLGLSEVPRIHKRDVENLVVPAHIKTKYLNLLKLHNKRRRRSLPSLAGILRGIPGNADISGEFVYSDTTRQRVVFEMDTRIPENSEVTMAELKLYKKAPHKRSMPERKGQRPVNNARVSIYWVEVLQNGGNRTSLVDSRLIPIHETGWKSFDVTQAVHYWSKSQQKTPMHLEVWIEGERPGSYAAEMAKTVHFTGQDPSDNTLGKPELVLYTLNLEEYGSNGDCAVGKAEGLCCREEFFINFRALTWTQYWIIEPAGYQAFRCGGGCRQPERSYGYGERRCAVAESAPLPMMYLVKKGDYTEIEVAEFPNMIVEKCGCAVDNISVV, from the exons ATGGCCTCGTGCCTGCTTCTGTGCGCGCTCTTGCTCGCGTTGACCGAGGGCTTCACCCACGAAGACATGAAAGGAGCCATGCTGAAGCAGCTAGGGCTCAGCGAAGTGCCGAGGATCCACAAGCGGGACGTGGAGAACCTCGTGGTCCCGGCGCACATCAAGACCAAATACCTGAACCTGCTGAAGCTCCACAACAAGAGGAGGCGCCGCTCGCTGCCCAGCCTGGCGGGCATCCTCCGGGGCATCCCTGGCAATGCAG ATATCTCGGGTGAGTTTGTGTACTCTGACACGACAAGACAACGGGTGGTGTTTGAGATGGACACGAGGATCCCGGAGAACAGCGAGGTGACCATGGCCGAGCTGAAGCTGTACAAGAAAGCGCCCCACAAGCGCTCCATGCCCGAGAGGAAGGGCCAGCGCCCGGTGAACAACGCGCGGGTCAGCATCTACTGGGTGGAGGTGCTGCAGAACGGCGGGAACAGGACCTCCCTGGTGGACTCAAG GTTGATTCCTATTCACGAGACCGGATGGAAGAGCTTTGATGTGACGCAGGCTGTGCACTATTGGTCCAAGAGCCAGCAGAAGACCCCCATGCATCTGGAGGTGTGGATCGAGGGGGAGAGGCCGGGCAGCTACGCGGCTGAGATGGCCAAAACTGTACACTTCACCGGCCAGGACCCCAGCGATAACACACTGGGCAAACCCGAGCTGGTGCTCTACACACTTAACCTCGAAGAATATGG gTCTAACGGGGACTGTGCGGTGGGCAAGGCTGAGGGTCTGTGCTGCAGGGAGGAGTTCTTCATCAACTTCCGCGCGCTCACCTGGACGCAGTACTGGATCATCGAGCCGGCCGGCTACCAGGCGTTCCGCTGCGGGGGAGGCTGCCGGCAGCCCGAGCGGAGCTACGGCTACGGGGAGAGGAGGTGCGCCGTGGCCGAGAGCGCTCCTCTGCCCATGATGTACCTGGTGAAGAAGGGCGACTACACCGAGATAGAGGTGGCCGAGTTCCCCAACATGATCGTGGAGAAGTGCGGCTGCGCAGTGGACAACATCTCGGTGGTGTGA